The genomic segment cctatccctctctctccatctctctctctctctctctctctctctctctctctctctctctctccctaactctgtcgcgctctctcactcactgtcccTCACATCCAGCTCCACCTCCCATTCAGTCCTATAGTTTTTCACTGTGAATTTGTTtgtgggtttgtgcgtgtgtgagtgtgatagaggtgggggagggtgtgtgtgtgtgtgtgtgtgtgtgtgtgtgtgtgtgtgtgtgtgtgtgtgtgtgtgtgtgtgtgtgtattccataGTGTATGTATGCTCATCACCATCCGCCCATGACCCCAGTACATTCCTCTGGCATGTGTACCGCAACGCAGTCCCTGCTAATAAGTGTGTTTGCGTaggtgcgcgcgtgtgtgtgtgtgtgtgtgtgtgtgtgtgtgtgtgtgtgtgtgtgtgtgtgtgtgtgtgtgtgtgtgtgtgtgtgtgtgtgtgtttgtgtgtgggtgagcgTGTGTCTAAGTCTAGGTGTTGATTCATAATAAAAGTATCTCATTCAGAATGATATTGACTCCTGGCTGGCTGCTGGGCTAGATACATAATCCACAGCACACAGAACAGACGAGTTCAGGAAAGTTCAGGAAAGGGTAGAACCTCAGAGGAGAAGAACACAACTTGATTAAACTTGTCTTCAAAGTCATCTCCACGGGTGTGGAGATGACTTGgagatggtgtgtgtatgtgtgtgtgtgtgtgtgtgtgtgtgtgtgtgtgtgtgtgtgtgtgtgtgtgtgtgtgtgtatatctgtttaacggtgtgtgtgtgtgtgtgtgtgtgtgtgtatgtgtatgtgtatgtgtatgtgtatgtgtatgtgtatgtgtgtgtgtgtgtgtgtgtgtgtgtgtgtgtgtgtgtgtgtgtgtgtgtgtgtgtgaaaagacAGTATGCCTACACCTCCATGAGTCAACTGTCTCTTATTCATGCTAACATGTTTTGGATGCTGATGATCTGGAAGTTTCCATGAATCAAAATTCGCTAGACATCATGTTGTAAAGCAGGAACACCTTCCTCAGCCAAGACAGTTGCTCATTAAGTATCATCCAATGATTAGCTCTATATGAGCCATATATAAGGCAGATGGCTAATTATAGCATGATATGGTATACATCATGATATAGTTACATTTGAATAGGCCTAGTATAATTAAAATTGATATCAAATATGATAACgtcaaaagaataaaaaaaaaattaaatctgTGAATCAAATTAACCAACCAAAAATGATTTCCCAAAAAATAAAGAGTATACCAACTTATTAAGAAAAAATAAAGGACTATTGATGATCATTTTCAATAGAAGTGGCACATCATTAAAAATAatttggaaaataaaacactGATTTTAGTTCTGAATTGATGCTCAATTGTTTTACTTAAATAAAAGACCCAATAAAGCCACAGTCAAGAGGTATGCACTTGAAACCCTTTAAATGATAACATCAGCAATGATTTCACCACAAATGATTCAGCCTTTCAGCTCGTACGTAGCACGTAGGTCTATTTATTTGTAACATTTTCAGCATTCAAATGCCATCACCGAAACTTCCTCTAAATACGGGATTGATTCATGCAGATGACGTACCAGTGTGACCACTGATAACATCCGCTTGAGGCTGCTGGACTTTGGAACCCGATGGTGTGCCTCAGGTATTCTGACCTAGCTTCTTGTTTGTCCATAGTCGAGACTCAAACATTTGATTAACTTACCAATGCTTTCGTatatatgtttacatttatttgtagCAGATGTTTTTTTATCCAAACAAGACTTACAGTGAtaacaaataaatgaaagatCCATTTTATCAAGGTAGAGTGAGGTAGGATTTACTAGCTCAACGATTCCTGCAGACTAGGCttcggacattggggatcgaaaccGAACTGcacagctgggagtcaaacacccaagtcaccagtccacacacacacacacacacacacacacacacacacacacacacacacacacacacacacacacacacacacacacacacacacacacacacacacacacacacacacacacacacacacacctgtaagcATGTCTATCTATAAAAACATGCTATTTTTTATACTTTATACTTGAACGGACTAAGCAGTTTCAACTTCTTCCCCTCATCAAACAAACATTGATTATCCATAGCATGTAAAATCTTTGATACAATTTACTATATATTATCTTTCTTATATAAGGATATCTGAGCACATAATTTTCTgttatctgtaaaaaaaaaaaatgaatacaatGATTTTACAATAGGCTCCTTCAGCGTCCTCTGGTGGCCCCTATATGGTACCGACCTACACTTTGAAAATCACCGTCCAGTAAACAGGAAGCGTCTGGAACAAGTAGTCAATAACTGTAATGTGTCATTAAAGTGTAGCACTTAGTAAGAATTACctttgggagtggaaggagcGCAAGGCAGTATTGACTCAGCATGCAGGTCTTCAACTCCAGACACCCTCCCATATGAATGATACCCGAGTCTTCAGTCTGGAGAAGATAAAACACATCAGTCACGATTTCATTACAGCAGGGAAAGATAAGATCTGGGAAATATTTTGCGATAATGTCGACATCAATCTCGGTGAATAGGTTAATTgtatacactctctctctctctctctctctctctctctctctctctctctctctctctctctctctctctctctctctctctctctctctctctctctctctctctctatatatatatatatatatatatatatatatgtatgtatatatatatatgtatatatataatattcatgTGATTTGATTAGGGCACCACTTCATCAGTTATAAAGTTAATAGCCTAATTTCCTAAATATAATGATTTATTCCAGTAGGTCGTAAGGCATACAATCAGAATAGGCCTATTTAAAGAGCATTGCAAGCACAACACAATTAATATTATTCCAAGTTTGTTCAAAAAGGGTGCATTGAGAAAATATTGACATAGCTTAAAATGGAGAAAAAACATACATTCACAACCATTGAATAAACGAATGAATAAActttaataaagaaaaaagtaaacacgcccctttttaaaccATCGTCATTCTTGTGCGACAGAAACCGACCtgtcagcagtgttgccagattggccagatttcccgcccaatcggACGACCTTGGCTGAGGCGCTCTGCATCCAGGCAGTGTtgcaatctggcaacactgcctgtcAGCCAATCAAGAAATACGAACAGCCCAGATCCGCGAGAAGCACAAGAGTATCGATCACCCGCGGTAGGACGAGCGTTATGCTTTCAAACACTTAACACTTTTCTACATATTATTACACATTACTGGGACCTTAATGATCACAGTGAAAGTGTGTATAAATGAACTTGGTGTTAAAATTAGCCTCAGTTTTGGTGCGTGTTACCTAGTTGTTTACCAGAAGGCTAGTGTTTGCTAGCCAGGCCTAGCCAGGGCCCTGCGACGATCAACTCCCTGCATCGTAAAGTTGACCGACGTCGTTTTAAAATTGAATGTGACAACCCATGAATTAAATGCGGATAAAAATACGTGTTTTTCTCCCTCCCTGCACCCCCGCTGAAGCATTTCCGCGGCCATAACGAGATCGTTGTAGAGTAGTAGTACGCTAGGAAACCATACGGCGTAAGCGCAAAAACCTGCTAACGTTAGCCTGCAAAATAATAACCGAAATATCACCATGACTTCCAGAAGAGGAGGTTATGCCGGTGGAATGGATTCATCTGCGTCTAGTAGTAGTGTGGTTAACAGTGGAAACCGAAAACAAAGCATCATCAACGTCCCCAATCGGACCGGGTCGGAGTCTTGCTACGATCGGAAAGTGGACAAGACTGGGTACGGTTCGCATGGCAACATGACTGTCCCATCCCTAAAATCACGCCTGGCCCCCACTATTCAAAATGCCATGTCTGCCGCAGTGGACACTGTTCTTGGCGAGGTGGTCCTCGTTTTAAACGAGACACAACAAGAGTTGTACAACAAGGAGCAGGAAAACGAGAGACTAAAGGTTCGCCTGGAAGTGTCCGAGCGAGAACTGAAGACACTGCAGGAATGTTTGTGCAGTGCTCAGAAACTGATTGATCAACTTCAGATATCTTACCCGGGCTCTCAAACTCAGTCTGTTTTCGCACCGTCGCTGTCTTCCTTGACGTCTATGAATACGGGAATGGACCGAGATCACCAGAACTCTCGGAACGTGAACGGTTCCGGCGTGGACTTGGGTCTAGGTGGCTCCGTGGACGACTCACTCCACGGTTTCGAACCACGAGATGACTATAAGATGTGCCAGCTGTCAATCCAACCCGATGGATCTGTGACAAACCACTCACTGGACGCCTACACCAACACGGCCCACATGATCAACGATTCAAATAGACAAGGTAAATTATATAATTCATTCATGAATTATACAATGACTCATGGCCTTTGTCTACATGCATCCACATACGattaaaaattatatatttattaataaatacagGCTTTGTATTGTATCTGATGTTATTATTGAGGAGCTTCTTTAGTTCTATTTACCAGCATGCCTGTTTAAGGCTCTGAAGTTGATCTCGTTTGCACCCCCAGATGAACGGCAGTCCCAGCGAGGCAGCGGTTCCGGGTTTGAGATCAAAGAGGAGCAAGGTTTGACCCCAGGCAACGGCCAGTCTTCCAGGAAGGACCAGGGGTTGACCGGGGACGACGGAGAGGCATCTGGCCACAACGTTGGTGACCTTGGCTATGGCCAGGGAGAGGACGGGGGCTCCCAGCGGTCCTTCACCTACCCTCTTCGTCACCCGCGGCCTGTGAGACCCCGCACGGTCCCCCAGAATCAGGGCGCGCTGGACGTACAGAAGGCCGCCGTAAGGACTGTCCCCGGCAGGGTGGACGGTCTGTCCCCGGCCCGGGCGGATGACAACGCCGGCCCCTCTGCGCCTGACCTGACGGTGGAGGTCTCTGCCGACCGCCCCCACCACTGCCTGGAGTGCGGCAAGACGTTCCGCCTGATCTCCAGCCTGAAGAAGCACATCCGCATCCACACGGGCGAGAAGCCGTACCCGTGCGGCGTGTGCGGCCGGCGCTTCCGCGAGTCGGGCGCGCTCAAGACCCACCTGCGCATCCACACGGGCGAAAAGCCCTACTCGTGCTCTGAGTGCGGCAACAGCTTCCGCCACCTGGACGGCCTGCGCAAGCACCGGCGCACGCACACGGGCGAGAAGCCGTACGTGTGCGCCATCTGTGGCAAGCGCCTGAGCCGCCTGCAGCacctgaagcaccaccagcTGATCCACACCGGCGAGCGGCCGTGCTGCTGCCCCTTCTGCAACCGCACCTTCAAGGAGCCGGCCGCGCTGCGCAAGCACGTGCGCACCCACCGCGAGGAGGCGGGGCACCTGGCCATGGGCCCCGCCGAGGAGGTGGACCCCGACGCAATGGACGACATCAACAGCCTGCAccccgccgccccctccccccagatgaGGTTTGGCGAGTGgggcggggaggaggacgagacCTCAGTGGTGGACTGTGTTTAGAGCCacgctccaccccccccccaccccctccgaagctacaaaaaaaaacgtatgcTCCATCTGGTGACAAAACTAAAATACTGTTCAAATTGTCTTCCTATTGTTTTTACAAACCTGGCCATCATGGAAGAGTTTTGATTCTCTCGAGTCACACATTCTGGCTCATCTAACCCCAGCTTTGGAGTGTTCTTTTATCAGGGTAGTCCATTTGCGTTTGCCTTTTTCATTTTGTATTGTAGATGTGAACGTAGTTCTGAATATGCGCTTTGTGTTTTGTTCGAGAGCCAACAGTTTGAAGTAGCTGTTCTCATGGCCAcgtcgtgtgtttgtgtgtgtgtgtgtgggagcatcGAGAGCAGCTGCTGTTGGGTCAATGTTTTAGTGGCAGAGCAGAGATATGCCATCCATGGTAGTAGCAGGTGCATAGACATGACCCTCAGCCAGTGAGGGGAGCCTCTCTGGTTGGATGTCTCTCCCTGGttggcctgggagccaaggtgtGATGGGGAGGTTTGAcacacaggatggatggattgacgGATGTAATATGACTTTATCAACTTTTAAGTTTCCACAAGCCTTTATCAAGGTGTGGCCCGAGTATAGCCTGTTGGCGTGTTTGCGGGAAGCACAGCCTTTCTTCAGTGTCGATGCATCGTGCCCTCATCTGTTAGCCTCATCCTTTATATTTTAAAGATCTGCGCATTCAAAGGCTTCTGCTACAGAATGTGATGGGGACTGTTCATTGGTGTGGATAAGGGCAAATGTATTATTACTTCTAtctatcttgtaaaaaaaatcttggCATTTAGACTGTGGGAAGAaaaggaagaatttcattgTACAACTGAGAACATCTCTTTTGTGCATATGACAAACACtttgaaattgaattgaataagaTGTGTGGCATCAACATGCCGCATTCAGAGAAATGAAAAACGACTTGATGCCATCTATTGACACTAGTTCATTTGACTGATGGACGGTGGTCCTTGATGCCATCTATTGACACTAGTTCATTTGACTGATGGACGGTGGTCCTTGATGCCATCTATTGACACTAGTTCATTTGACTGATGGACGGTGGTCCTTGATGCCATCTATTGACACTAGTTCATTTGACTGATGGACGGTGGTCCTTTTTGGTCGGCTCGGTGTTGAGATGGACCTTGTGAAATGACGCTGAATTCACTGCCCCTGCTCGACTAGCAGCTTCATTCTGTCTGCCTCAAAATGTCAATCTGTCAAAGTGTCTGACACAACTGGTCTTAAATTCCATCTGTCAAAGGTGTTGACGGATGGAAAGGATTGTCGGTTATGTTGAGTCAAAATGACCGACCACCCTAGAAATTATTTGTGAAACTTTAGGTTGTGCCACAAGTTTGTAATCTGCCGCACTGTGGTGAGGGGACAAGTCCATTTTTCATCACAGGCTAACGCTACAAAACTCTTTTACCATTTTTCTGTATTTAATAACCATGTATTAACAAATGgcattcctttctttttttttttacaaccagTGTTTCATATTCAAGACATTGAATGGCTCAATGTTTCTAAGATTTTAACCCTCCAAAGTTGCGGCCATTAGCCGAGCCGCATTGGCGCATGCATGTCTAATCATTCCCATGGCACCAACTCTAGGTGAGCTGACTCTGTACATAAGAATGTGACTTACAACACCCTGTCCCCCTTAGCCCAAGTATTGCCCATTGGTCTACGACTGTACTGTAAATATGTAATCTCCTGTATCTTCTTTCCAATGGCAAAGCTTTTGGGCATCAGAACAAGCAGAAAAGGAAcatttctctctgcctctctgagaTATAGATCTACCATTATACACGCTACTTTAATGAGCTTAATGTAATTGTTTAAATGAGAACAATATGTACATACATTTACTAGTGTGTGCCCTTTTTTTATATGGGTTCAACTATGAAACATGTGTCTATACTAGGAACTTTGCCACGGTTGTCCTTACCCCCTCTTAACTAACTTAACTTCTTTTTGGTTCAAGCACATTCTGGGGAGCTTTGCATGAATTTACTTTAAAGTGATCTATTTCAGTCCTGAATCTGGTGTTTACTGAATAAATTTTTCATGCCTCTGTGCTCCAAATATTTTCCCATATAAGTCAACCCTTTTGCCTAAATGTTGTATATTAAAGGGCATTTGTTTATACATTTCTGTgccctttttttcttcttaataAGAATTGTATAAGTCAATGATACACTGTACTTTTGTTTAACAACTGTTAAACATCTGCAAGGGAAATACCtactatatatataactatataaacACTTAATGTATGATTATTTGTGAGTAAGGCTTTCCAAATCCAAGGCTTTCAGTCATGTTTCATCGGTTTATAACCTGGCTAAGGCATGTATGTCCACCCTGACTTTCTCAGTCTTCTGTAAAAACTGGCCTGTTCAATGCCTTTTACTTACGGTTTGTATGTGTTGGTTCTGGTAACCTTTCTTGGCTATCAACAGCTAGATAATAACTGACACAAATGAAGATGGTGTTAAGATTAAAGGTATATGTTTGTAAATTGTGGTAAAGTTAGAAATCTGCACAATTTGTGACACAAATAATCAATATAAGTACAATTTAAGAACATATTATGGTTTTGATCCATTACTCTTGAGTTTTGGACAGTTGAATTGGGTGTGTGAGTATTATAGAATttagcatttattt from the Gadus macrocephalus chromosome 7, ASM3116895v1 genome contains:
- the si:ch1073-224n8.1 gene encoding zinc finger protein 697, with protein sequence MVCLRRGGYAGGMDSSASSSSVVNSGNRKQSIINVPNRTGSESCYDRKVDKTGYGSHGNMTVPSLKSRLAPTIQNAMSAAVDTVLGEVVLVLNETQQELYNKEQENERLKVRLEVSERELKTLQECLCSAQKLIDQLQISYPGSQTQSVFAPSLSSLTSMNTGMDRDHQNSRNVNGSGVDLGLGGSVDDSLHGFEPRDDYKMCQLSIQPDGSVTNHSLDAYTNTAHMINDSNRQDERQSQRGSGSGFEIKEEQGLTPGNGQSSRKDQGLTGDDGEASGHNVGDLGYGQGEDGGSQRSFTYPLRHPRPVRPRTVPQNQGALDVQKAAVRTVPGRVDGLSPARADDNAGPSAPDLTVEVSADRPHHCLECGKTFRLISSLKKHIRIHTGEKPYPCGVCGRRFRESGALKTHLRIHTGEKPYSCSECGNSFRHLDGLRKHRRTHTGEKPYVCAICGKRLSRLQHLKHHQLIHTGERPCCCPFCNRTFKEPAALRKHVRTHREEAGHLAMGPAEEVDPDAMDDINSLHPAAPSPQMRFGEWGGEEDETSVVDCV